A stretch of the Amycolatopsis sp. BJA-103 genome encodes the following:
- the tatC gene encoding twin-arginine translocase subunit TatC has product MADSASGEERRGSKRRKRSRRGNPDGTMTLIEHIYEFRRRLGFALLALVVGGIFGFIWFQTTLGPVPSLGKLLVDPYCAIPADRRFGGTEGECKLLQTVPFEAFMTQLKVGLAGGAVLLSPVWLYQIWAFIAPGLYSKERKYALTFVAFASALFAAGAVLAYLLVPHALALLMNFGGDQFITALTADKYVSFILSLLVIFGVSFELPLLVVMLNRVGVLKYQMLKKWRRGLIMVVFVFAAFATPGSDPFSMLALAGALVVLLELSIQIARFHDRKLDKERGTEGWDKLDDDEAAPFDYTPSKIDDEPSAATGGKRTSTDDVT; this is encoded by the coding sequence GTGGCGGATTCCGCCTCCGGTGAGGAACGCCGCGGGTCGAAGCGGCGCAAGCGCAGCCGTCGCGGCAACCCCGACGGCACGATGACGCTCATCGAGCACATCTACGAGTTCCGGCGCCGCCTGGGCTTCGCGCTGCTCGCTCTCGTCGTCGGCGGAATCTTCGGCTTCATCTGGTTCCAGACGACGCTGGGCCCCGTTCCATCGCTGGGCAAGTTGCTGGTCGATCCTTACTGCGCCATTCCCGCGGACCGCCGGTTCGGCGGGACCGAAGGCGAGTGCAAGCTTCTGCAGACCGTGCCCTTCGAAGCGTTCATGACGCAGTTGAAGGTCGGTCTCGCGGGCGGCGCGGTCCTGCTTTCACCGGTGTGGCTCTATCAGATCTGGGCGTTCATCGCGCCCGGCCTCTACTCGAAGGAGCGCAAGTACGCGCTCACCTTCGTCGCCTTCGCATCGGCACTGTTCGCCGCGGGCGCCGTGCTGGCGTACCTCCTCGTCCCGCACGCTCTCGCACTGCTGATGAACTTCGGTGGAGACCAGTTCATCACCGCGCTCACCGCGGACAAGTACGTTTCGTTCATCCTGTCGCTGCTGGTGATCTTCGGCGTCAGTTTCGAACTCCCGCTGCTCGTGGTGATGCTGAACCGCGTCGGCGTCCTGAAGTACCAGATGCTGAAGAAGTGGCGCCGCGGCCTGATCATGGTCGTGTTCGTCTTCGCCGCGTTCGCCACGCCCGGCTCCGACCCGTTCTCGATGCTCGCACTGGCGGGCGCGCTGGTGGTGCTCCTGGAGCTGTCCATCCAGATCGCGCGCTTCCACGACCGCAAGCTCGACAAGGAACGCGGCACCGAGGGCTGGGACAAGCTCGACGACGACGAGGCCGCGCCGTTCGACTACACGCCGAGCAAGATCGACGACGAGCCTTCCGCCGCGACCGGCGGCAAGCGGACCAGCACCGACGACGTCACCTGA
- the tatA gene encoding Sec-independent protein translocase subunit TatA, with protein MNALQPWHIIILVLVVVLLFGAKRLPDAARSIGKSMKIFKAETKDMAGDKDKAAETEEVETKQLPQATTPAPAASTAQDKQVADLQRQLDELKKQQAPTPAPAEQAQKNAS; from the coding sequence ATGAACGCGCTGCAGCCGTGGCACATCATCATCCTGGTGCTCGTCGTTGTTCTGCTGTTCGGCGCCAAGAGGCTTCCGGACGCCGCGCGGTCCATCGGCAAGTCCATGAAGATCTTCAAGGCCGAGACCAAGGACATGGCCGGGGACAAGGACAAGGCCGCCGAGACCGAAGAGGTCGAGACCAAGCAGCTGCCGCAGGCCACCACGCCCGCGCCCGCCGCTTCGACGGCGCAGGACAAGCAGGTCGCCGACCTCCAGCGTCAGCTCGACGAGCTCAAGAAGCAGCAGGCCCCCACGCCCGCGCCGGCGGAGCAGGCGCAGAAGAACGCCAGCTGA
- a CDS encoding bacteriophage holin — MSYLPSIVLAIAGLVLLFVLLIKLRRVLRVLTHTMSMVATNTRKRTGLLRARSAALRVAIAQRRGLEDR, encoded by the coding sequence GTGTCGTACCTGCCGAGCATCGTGCTCGCTATCGCCGGGCTGGTCCTGCTCTTTGTTCTGCTAATCAAATTACGCAGAGTCTTGCGCGTGCTCACCCATACGATGAGCATGGTGGCTACGAACACCCGAAAACGGACAGGGCTGCTCCGCGCCCGATCGGCCGCGCTCCGCGTGGCGATCGCGCAACGACGTGGGCTCGAAGACCGGTAA
- a CDS encoding diacylglycerol/lipid kinase family protein — MHAALAVHPASGNGAAGRLTESVAARLRPAVDRLDVLVANTVEESRALMTDSRAAGLDVLVVLGGDGAAHQGVQFCAESGVALGLVPAGTGNDFARALGIPENPHAAVDLAARQIAEGKRRRIDLGRAGDAWFATVLCSGFDALVTERANRLSWPRGPRRYDVAILAELAAFRPRPVLLRTDVETLELDATMIAVGNTPFYGGGMRICPGADPEDGRFDVTVVGNATRRDLLRMLPGVRSGEHIAHPAVRTLKASRIHLAGSDLPVYADGEPLGRLPIDISCVPGALTVLA; from the coding sequence ATGCACGCGGCACTGGCCGTCCACCCCGCCTCCGGTAACGGAGCCGCAGGACGTTTGACGGAGTCGGTCGCGGCGCGGCTGCGGCCCGCCGTGGACCGGCTCGACGTCCTCGTCGCCAACACGGTCGAGGAATCCCGAGCGCTGATGACCGACTCGCGCGCGGCCGGGCTGGACGTCCTCGTCGTCCTCGGCGGCGACGGCGCGGCGCACCAAGGCGTCCAGTTCTGCGCGGAATCCGGCGTCGCCCTCGGTCTCGTCCCCGCCGGCACCGGCAACGACTTCGCCAGGGCGCTCGGCATCCCGGAGAACCCGCACGCGGCCGTCGATCTCGCCGCCAGGCAGATCGCGGAGGGGAAGCGACGCAGGATCGACCTCGGCCGGGCCGGTGACGCCTGGTTCGCCACCGTCCTCTGCTCCGGCTTCGACGCCCTGGTCACCGAACGCGCGAACAGACTGTCCTGGCCTCGCGGACCGCGTCGCTACGACGTCGCGATCCTGGCCGAACTCGCCGCGTTCCGGCCCCGGCCGGTCCTGCTCCGCACCGACGTCGAGACACTCGAACTCGACGCCACCATGATCGCCGTCGGCAACACCCCGTTCTACGGCGGCGGCATGCGGATCTGCCCGGGAGCGGATCCGGAGGACGGCCGGTTCGACGTCACCGTCGTGGGCAACGCGACCAGGCGGGATCTCCTCCGCATGCTGCCCGGCGTCCGCTCCGGCGAGCACATCGCGCATCCGGCGGTCCGGACTCTCAAAGCGAGCCGGATCCACCTCGCGGGCAGCGATCTGCCCGTCTACGCCGACGGCGAGCCGCTGGGCAGGCTCCCGATCGACATCTCCTGCGTCCCCGGTGCGCTCACCGTCCTGGCTTGA
- a CDS encoding DUF4333 domain-containing protein: protein MSRRAVATVGLCCAAFAVLAGCSDTPVPAPATKTVTVPPSTSVSSSAPATGGTSIGPSSAPGRVFDPRTMQADVKKVLTETYQLQGVGDVICPSNQKVTDGSTFSCTVQVGGEGKTVTITVTGEDGRYEVGAPA, encoded by the coding sequence TTGAGCAGGCGAGCCGTCGCGACGGTCGGTCTGTGCTGTGCCGCTTTCGCGGTGCTGGCGGGGTGTTCGGACACTCCGGTACCCGCGCCGGCGACGAAGACCGTCACGGTCCCGCCGTCGACGAGCGTGTCGTCGAGCGCGCCCGCCACCGGCGGTACGTCAATCGGCCCCTCCAGCGCCCCGGGCAGGGTCTTCGACCCGAGGACCATGCAGGCGGACGTGAAGAAGGTCCTCACCGAGACGTATCAGCTCCAGGGCGTCGGGGACGTGATCTGCCCGTCCAACCAGAAGGTCACGGACGGCAGCACGTTCAGCTGCACCGTCCAGGTCGGCGGGGAGGGCAAGACCGTCACGATCACCGTCACCGGTGAGGACGGCCGCTACGAGGTCGGCGCGCCCGCCTGA
- a CDS encoding DUF4333 domain-containing protein, whose amino-acid sequence MSTPYGGNDPQQQPQWGQQPGYGEQPGGAQPPSGPQQQPQWGQQPQYDPSQTQQQQPQWGQQPAPYDPSQQQPGYPQQQPGYDPSQTQQQPQWGQQPPQYGQQPGYPQSGPQQQPGYPQSGPQQQPGYPQSGPQQQPQYGQPQQQGQYEYGQGQFAGTQGEGQDKPKPKKGLFIGIGALVVIIAAVGVLGFVTPGWFNTQVFNNTQMQTDVQKLLTETYGIKEISAVTCPSGQEVKDGVKFTCTATIEGKPQEVPITVKGDTGNYEVSPPAVTK is encoded by the coding sequence ATGAGCACGCCGTATGGCGGCAACGACCCGCAGCAGCAGCCCCAATGGGGGCAGCAGCCGGGCTACGGGGAACAGCCGGGCGGCGCTCAACCGCCGAGCGGTCCCCAGCAGCAGCCGCAGTGGGGTCAGCAGCCGCAGTACGACCCGTCGCAGACGCAGCAGCAACAGCCCCAGTGGGGCCAGCAGCCCGCTCCCTACGACCCGTCGCAGCAGCAGCCGGGGTATCCCCAGCAGCAGCCCGGTTACGACCCCTCCCAGACGCAGCAGCAGCCGCAGTGGGGTCAGCAGCCCCCGCAGTACGGCCAGCAGCCGGGCTACCCCCAGAGCGGTCCCCAGCAGCAGCCTGGCTATCCGCAGAGCGGTCCCCAGCAGCAGCCCGGCTATCCGCAGAGCGGCCCGCAGCAGCAGCCGCAGTACGGGCAGCCGCAGCAGCAGGGTCAGTACGAGTACGGCCAGGGCCAGTTCGCGGGCACCCAGGGCGAGGGGCAGGACAAGCCGAAGCCCAAGAAGGGTCTGTTCATCGGGATCGGCGCGCTCGTGGTGATCATCGCCGCGGTGGGCGTTCTCGGGTTCGTCACGCCGGGCTGGTTCAACACCCAGGTCTTCAACAACACGCAGATGCAGACCGACGTGCAGAAGCTGCTCACCGAGACCTACGGGATCAAGGAGATCAGCGCGGTCACCTGCCCCTCCGGCCAGGAGGTCAAGGACGGGGTGAAGTTCACCTGCACCGCCACGATCGAGGGCAAGCCGCAGGAGGTGCCGATCACCGTGAAGGGTGATACCGGCAACTACGAGGTCTCACCGCCCGCCGTCACCAAGTAA
- a CDS encoding DEAD/DEAH box helicase codes for MVNSPSQTPAEAYAASQRRARYPQLTRFAAESSFEFDDFQIRGCEALEDGHGVLVCAPTGAGKTVVGEFAVHLALAEGRKCFYTTPIKALSNQKFADLVGRYGADAVGLLTGDTSINGNAQVVVMTTEVLRNMLYAKSSTIGELAYVVMDEVHYLADRFRGAVWEEVILHLPEHVRVVGLSATVSNAEEFGEWLVEVRGDTSVVVDEHRPVPLWQHMLVGNRLMDLFAGQEEHAPGAELRINPSLLRRTEEVGRGFAPAGMRGPRGRRGAPSRMPRFRPPSRTDTVERLDSAGLLPAIVFIFSRAGCDAAVGQCVRSGLRLNGPEEVEKVRRIVAERTKDLPEGDLGVLGFWEWREALERGIAGHHAGLLPAFKETVEELFVQGLVKVVFATETLALGINMPARTVVLERLVKYNGEAHVDLTPGEYTQLTGRAGRRGIDVEGHAVVAWQPGIDPKQVGGLASTRTYPLRSSFRPGYNMAVNLVAQVGADAARDLLEQSFAQFQADRSVVGTARRIERNKEALRGYTSAITGDFDAMFEYVELRAKISAREKALSRQNTSARRAGTAESLEKLRKGDVIAVPAGRRAGLAVVVDPGLDPIREPRPIVVTEDRWSGPLSVADFPSPVEALGNIKLPKHIELRSPKTRRDIAATLRNAGISLPGRQKRRAGANEDGELAALRRALRAHPCHGLAEREANLRWVERYQRLSAETEQLERKVAATTHSLARAFDRILRLLGERGYLGPESEGNGEDRVTEHGKQLTRLYSESDLLAAECIRQDVWKGLAPAELAAVVSTLVFEARRDTAGEPRLPAGKVLDAWQATTRLWMELTEDERRHKLDRTREPDAGFAWPIYRWARGESLEKVLTAAEANGQELSAGDFVRWSRQVIDLLDQIRDVLGRADPVGAAASDAVKALRRGVVAAGGA; via the coding sequence GTGGTCAACAGCCCTTCTCAGACCCCGGCCGAGGCGTACGCAGCCTCCCAGCGCCGCGCTCGGTATCCCCAGCTGACCCGGTTCGCCGCGGAATCGTCGTTCGAGTTCGACGACTTCCAGATCCGCGGCTGCGAGGCGCTCGAAGACGGTCACGGTGTGCTCGTCTGCGCGCCCACCGGCGCCGGGAAGACCGTGGTCGGCGAGTTCGCGGTGCACCTCGCCCTCGCCGAAGGCCGCAAATGCTTCTACACGACACCCATCAAGGCGTTGTCGAACCAGAAGTTCGCCGATCTCGTCGGGCGCTACGGCGCCGACGCCGTCGGCCTGCTGACCGGTGACACCTCGATCAACGGCAACGCGCAGGTCGTGGTCATGACCACCGAGGTCCTGCGCAACATGCTCTACGCCAAGTCGTCGACCATCGGCGAGCTCGCCTACGTGGTGATGGACGAGGTCCACTACCTCGCCGACCGGTTCCGCGGCGCGGTCTGGGAAGAGGTCATCCTCCATCTGCCGGAGCACGTCCGGGTCGTCGGCCTGTCGGCCACGGTGAGCAACGCGGAGGAGTTCGGCGAGTGGCTCGTCGAGGTCCGCGGCGACACCTCGGTCGTCGTCGACGAGCACCGTCCGGTGCCGCTGTGGCAGCACATGCTGGTCGGGAACCGGTTGATGGACCTGTTCGCGGGCCAGGAGGAACACGCGCCGGGCGCCGAACTGCGGATCAACCCCAGCCTGCTGCGCCGCACCGAAGAGGTCGGCCGCGGTTTCGCCCCGGCCGGGATGCGCGGGCCGAGGGGGCGGCGCGGGGCGCCGTCACGGATGCCGCGGTTCCGGCCGCCGTCCCGCACGGACACGGTCGAGCGGCTCGACAGCGCCGGTCTGCTCCCCGCCATTGTGTTCATCTTCTCCCGTGCCGGCTGCGACGCCGCCGTCGGCCAGTGCGTCCGGTCCGGTTTGCGGCTCAACGGTCCCGAAGAGGTCGAGAAGGTCCGCCGGATCGTCGCCGAACGCACCAAGGACCTGCCCGAAGGCGACCTAGGCGTCCTCGGCTTCTGGGAGTGGCGTGAGGCGCTCGAGCGCGGTATCGCCGGGCATCACGCCGGGCTGCTCCCGGCCTTCAAGGAGACCGTCGAGGAGCTGTTCGTCCAAGGCCTCGTGAAGGTCGTCTTCGCCACCGAGACGCTCGCGCTCGGCATCAACATGCCCGCGCGCACCGTCGTCCTGGAACGACTGGTGAAGTACAACGGCGAGGCGCACGTCGACCTGACACCGGGGGAGTACACGCAGCTCACCGGGCGCGCCGGACGGCGCGGGATCGACGTCGAAGGGCACGCCGTCGTCGCCTGGCAGCCGGGGATCGACCCGAAGCAGGTCGGCGGGCTCGCGTCGACGCGGACGTATCCGCTGCGCTCGTCGTTCCGTCCCGGCTACAACATGGCGGTGAACCTGGTCGCCCAGGTCGGCGCCGATGCGGCCCGTGACCTGCTGGAGCAGTCGTTCGCGCAGTTCCAGGCCGACCGGTCGGTGGTCGGGACGGCGCGGCGGATCGAGCGGAACAAGGAGGCCCTGCGGGGCTACACGTCCGCCATCACGGGCGATTTCGACGCGATGTTCGAGTACGTCGAGCTGCGCGCGAAGATCTCGGCCCGGGAGAAGGCGCTGTCGCGCCAGAACACCTCCGCGCGCCGCGCGGGCACGGCCGAGTCGCTGGAAAAGCTTCGCAAGGGCGACGTCATCGCCGTCCCCGCGGGCAGGCGAGCGGGGCTCGCGGTCGTCGTCGACCCGGGGCTCGATCCGATCCGCGAGCCGCGGCCCATCGTAGTCACCGAGGACCGCTGGTCCGGACCGCTCTCGGTCGCCGACTTCCCGTCGCCCGTCGAGGCGCTGGGGAACATCAAACTGCCGAAGCACATCGAGCTGCGGTCACCCAAGACCCGCCGGGACATCGCCGCGACTCTCCGGAACGCGGGAATCTCGTTGCCCGGCAGGCAAAAGCGCCGTGCCGGGGCCAATGAGGACGGTGAGCTGGCCGCGCTCCGCCGCGCGCTGCGCGCCCACCCGTGCCACGGTCTGGCCGAACGCGAGGCGAACCTGCGCTGGGTCGAGCGGTACCAGCGTCTCTCGGCGGAGACCGAGCAACTGGAACGCAAGGTCGCCGCGACCACGCACTCGCTCGCGCGTGCTTTCGACCGCATCCTGCGGCTGCTCGGCGAGCGCGGTTACCTCGGCCCCGAATCCGAGGGGAACGGCGAGGACCGCGTCACCGAACACGGCAAACAGCTCACCCGTCTCTACAGCGAGTCCGACCTGCTCGCCGCCGAATGCATCCGGCAAGACGTCTGGAAGGGCCTGGCTCCCGCCGAACTCGCGGCCGTCGTTTCGACGCTGGTCTTCGAGGCCCGCCGCGATACCGCGGGGGAGCCGCGCCTGCCCGCGGGCAAGGTGCTGGACGCCTGGCAGGCGACCACGCGCCTGTGGATGGAGCTCACCGAGGACGAGCGGCGGCACAAGCTGGACCGCACCCGCGAACCCGACGCCGGCTTCGCCTGGCCCATCTATCGCTGGGCGCGCGGCGAATCGCTGGAGAAGGTCCTCACCGCCGCCGAGGCGAACGGGCAGGAGCTGTCCGCCGGTGACTTCGTGCGGTGGTCGCGGCAGGTCATCGACCTGCTGGACCAGATCCGCGATGTCCTCGGGCGGGCCGATCCGGTGGGTGCGGCGGCTTCGGACGCGGTGAAGGCTTTGCGGCGGGGTGTCGTGGCGGCGGGCGGGGCCTGA